One window from the genome of Oncorhynchus gorbuscha isolate QuinsamMale2020 ecotype Even-year linkage group LG14, OgorEven_v1.0, whole genome shotgun sequence encodes:
- the LOC123994468 gene encoding protein mono-ADP-ribosyltransferase PARP12-like: protein MKCSRVHFKMPYKWEVNGGQTWSALPENEAIERDFCDPSKIHSERAERVRFDSMSRGLWDVRRLSTVSSVTKPTYVLTTEWVWFWEDEYCKWIQYASIKEMHRLSSITSEDLEKRFQEDQSAVVKFTAGQQSYELSFRDMTQFNERFGTTRMVRRRPVFVSTVDAQAARSRRNGARIPSQHFRAVPGSWDKSAIPDIGYKTVTLLCSDRDYQKVQRLFTNTMRGFQITSIERVQNRDLWEVFQWKRDLMKKNNGGRNSKELHLFHGTDPKHVDAICRDNFDWRLCGTNGTTYGEGSYFARDAKYSHSFTSHSGVRSMFACQVLVGDYTQGNSGLRRPPPKDKDAVSAMS, encoded by the exons ATGAAATGCTCGAGAGTCCACTTCAAAATGCCCTACAAGTGGGAAGTGAATGGTGGACAGACTTGGTCAGCTCTGCCAGAAAACGAAGCAATCGAGAGAGACTTCTGTGACCCTTCTAAGATACACAG TGAGCGAGCTGAGCGTGTGCGTTTTGACTCCATGAGCCGCGGATTATGGGATGTTCGTCGTCTCTCCACAGTTTCCTCTGTGACCAAGCCCACATACGTACTCACCACAGAGTGGGTGTGGTTCTGGGAGGACGAGTACTGCAAATGGATCCAGTACGCATCCATC AAAGAGATGCACAGATTGTCGTCCATCACCAGTGAAGACCTTGAGAAAAGGTTCCAGGAGGATCAAAGTGCTGTGGTGAAGTTCACTGCAGGCCAGCAGTCTTATGAGCTGAGTTTCAGAG ACATGACTCAATTTAATGAAAGATTTGGTACTACAAGGATGGTCAGACGACGTCCAGTCTTTGTTTCAACTGTGGACGCACAAGCTGCAAGAAGCAG GAGAAATGGAGCACGCATCCCCTCTCAGCATTTCAGAGCTGTTCCTGGATCTTGGGACAAGTCTGCCATACCTGACATTGGATACAAG ACAGTCACTCTTCTGTGTTCTGACAGGGACTATCAGAAGGTCCAGAGACTTTTCACCAACACCATGAGGGGCTTCCAAATCACCAGCATCGAGAGGGTCCAAAACAGGGACCTCTGGGAAGTCTTCCAGTG GAAAAGAGATTTGATGAAGAAAAACAACGGGGGTAGAAACAGCAAGGAGCTACATCTCTTCCACGGAACGGACCCAAAACACGTAGATGCCATTTGCAGAGATAACTTCGACTGGAGGCTGTGTGGAACCAATGGAACTACGTATGGCGAAG GGAGTTACTTTGCCAGGGATGCCAAGTACTCACACAGCTTCACCAGCCACTCAGGAGTGAGGTCCATGTTTGCTTGTCAGGTGCTTGTTGGTGACTACACACAGGGGAACTCGGGGCTCCGTCGCCCCCCTCCAAAAG ACAAGGATGCCGTCTCTGCCATGAGCTGA
- the LOC123994469 gene encoding leucine-rich repeat extensin-like protein 3 isoform X1 translates to MLYAHYPSQYNLSYTHYPSLYPLLYLHYPSQYPLSHTHYPSQYNLSYTHYPSQYPLLYAHYPSQYPLLYIHYPSQYPSHTLTTPANTTSHTLTTPASTPLIHSLPQPVPPFIRSLPQPIQPLIHSLPQPVPPLIRSLPQPVPPLIHSLPQPVSPLIHSLPQPAPPLIHSLPQPVSPLIHSLPQPAPPLIHSLPQPAPPLIHSLPQPVSPLIHSLPQPAPPLIHSLPQPAPPLIHSLPQPVPPLIHSLPQPVSPLIHSLPQPVSPLIHSLPQPVPPLIHSLPQPVSPLIHSLPQPAPPLIHSLLQPVPPLLHSRPQPAQPLVDWLSNPPTLLLHSLSQPAPCLLHFPL, encoded by the exons atgttatacg CTCACTACCCCAGCCAATACAACCTCTCATACACTCACTACCCCAGCCTGTACCCCCTCTTATACCTTCACTACCCCAGCCAGTACCCCCTTTCACACACTCACTACCCCAGCCAATACAACCTCTCATACACTCACTACCCCAGCCAGTACCCCCTCTTATACGCTCACTACCCCAGCCAGTACCCCCTCTTATACATTCACTACCCCAGCCAGTACCCCTCTCATACGCTCACTACCCCAGCCAATACAACCTCTCATACACTCACTACCCCAGCCAGTACCCCTCTTATACATTCACTACCCCAGCCAGTACCCCCTTTTATACGCTCACTACCCCAGCCAATACAACCTCTCATACACTCACTACCCCAGCCAGTACCCCCTCTTATACGCTCACTACCCCAGCCAGTAC CCCCTCTTATACATTCACTACCCCAGCCAGTATCACCTCTTATACATTCACTACCCCAGCCAGCACCCCCTCTTATACATTCACTACCCCAGCCAGTATCACCTCTTATACATTCACTACCCCAGCCAGCACCCCCTCTTATACATTCACTACCCCAGCCAGCACCCCCTCTTATACATTCACTACCCCAGCCAGTATCACCTCTTATACATTCACTACCCCAGCCAGCACCCCCTCTTATACATTCACTACCCCAGCCAGCACCCCCTCTTATACATTCACTACCCCAGCCAGTACCCCCTCTTATACATTCACTACCCCAGCCAGTATCACCTCTTATACATTCACTACCCCAGCCAGTATCACCTCTTATACATTCACTACCCCAGCCAGTACCCCCTCTTATACATTCACTACCCCAGCCAGTATCACCTCTTATACATTCACTACCCCAGCCAGCACCCCCTCTTATACATTCACTACTCCAGCCAGTACCCCCTCTCCTACACTCACGACCCCAGCCAGCACAGCCTCTCGTAGACTGGCTCTCCAACCCCCCGACCCTTCTCCTACACTCACTCTCTCAGCCAGCACCCTGTCTCCTGCACTTTCCCCTTTAA
- the LOC123994469 gene encoding leucine-rich repeat extensin-like protein 3 isoform X2, with product MLYAHYPSQYNLSYTHYPSLYPLLYLHYPSQYPLSHTHYPSQYNLSYTHYPSQYPLLYAHYPSQYPLLYIHYPSQYPSHTLTTPANTTSHTLTTPASTPLIHSLPQPVPPFIRSLPQPIQPLIHSLPQPVPPLIRSLPQPVPPLIHSLPQPVSPLIHSLPQPAPPLIHSLPQPVSPLIHSLPQPAPPLIHSLPQPAPPLIHSLPQPVSPLIHSLPQPAPPLIHSLPQPAPPLIHSLPQPVPPLIHSLPQPVSPLIHSLPQPVSPLIHSLPQPVPPLIHSLPQPVSPLIHSLPQPAPPLIHSLLQPVPPLLHSRPQPAQPLVDWLSNPPTLLLHSLSQPAPCLLHFPL from the exons atgttatacgcTCACTACCCCAGCCAG TACAACCTCTCATACACTCACTACCCCAGCCTGTACCCCCTCTTATACCTTCACTACCCCAGCCAGTACCCCCTTTCACACACTCACTACCCCAGCCAATACAACCTCTCATACACTCACTACCCCAGCCAGTACCCCCTCTTATACGCTCACTACCCCAGCCAGTACCCCCTCTTATACATTCACTACCCCAGCCAGTACCCCTCTCATACGCTCACTACCCCAGCCAATACAACCTCTCATACACTCACTACCCCAGCCAGTACCCCTCTTATACATTCACTACCCCAGCCAGTACCCCCTTTTATACGCTCACTACCCCAGCCAATACAACCTCTCATACACTCACTACCCCAGCCAGTACCCCCTCTTATACGCTCACTACCCCAGCCAGTAC CCCCTCTTATACATTCACTACCCCAGCCAGTATCACCTCTTATACATTCACTACCCCAGCCAGCACCCCCTCTTATACATTCACTACCCCAGCCAGTATCACCTCTTATACATTCACTACCCCAGCCAGCACCCCCTCTTATACATTCACTACCCCAGCCAGCACCCCCTCTTATACATTCACTACCCCAGCCAGTATCACCTCTTATACATTCACTACCCCAGCCAGCACCCCCTCTTATACATTCACTACCCCAGCCAGCACCCCCTCTTATACATTCACTACCCCAGCCAGTACCCCCTCTTATACATTCACTACCCCAGCCAGTATCACCTCTTATACATTCACTACCCCAGCCAGTATCACCTCTTATACATTCACTACCCCAGCCAGTACCCCCTCTTATACATTCACTACCCCAGCCAGTATCACCTCTTATACATTCACTACCCCAGCCAGCACCCCCTCTTATACATTCACTACTCCAGCCAGTACCCCCTCTCCTACACTCACGACCCCAGCCAGCACAGCCTCTCGTAGACTGGCTCTCCAACCCCCCGACCCTTCTCCTACACTCACTCTCTCAGCCAGCACCCTGTCTCCTGCACTTTCCCCTTTAA
- the LOC123994467 gene encoding protein mono-ADP-ribosyltransferase PARP12-like: MLSTYRNIQAIGHTNDASNTLCKKDSDCLLKSKALPNHWDKSSVPETGFKRVALQSSSAEHKNILDLFHQTMTGFSVKTIERVQNRILWEVFSWQGDVMRKANAGKGNEKQLFHGTDSKHVDAICLQNIAWRMGGTQGTPYGQGSYFSKDAKFSHSYTSQSGVRSMFVCRVLVGNYTQGHSSYLCPPSKDGSHTISYDSCVDDIYNPSVFVVVGKHQVYPEYLIQYREGSRPGTYVLPSNFVQNQSNHNMHWTSIPVMPSSPATPVLPNNARFRSPCPTGQRTPRPTLTHASAQFGSLNSVTHPLFQSGLMTYVSPPPPWVGSMTSIPHAPPSRTRRSQFTKMKAKSKSMASLDNL, from the exons ATGTTGTCCACCTACCGCAACATCCAGGCAATCGGGCATACTAATGATGCTAGTAACACACTTTG CAAAAAAGACTCTGACTGCCTGCTGAAATCCAAAGCTTTACCAAATCACTGGGATAAATCTTCAGTACCTGAAACTGGATTCAAG AGGGTTGCTCTGCAGAGTTCCTCAGCTGAGCACAAGAATATTCTGGATCTTTTCCACCAAACTATGACTGGCTTCAGTGTGAAGACTATTGAGAGGGTGCAGAATCGGATCCTGTGGGAGGTCTTTTCGTG GCAAGGAGATGTGATGAGAAAGGCAAATGCAGGGAAAGGGAATGAGAAGCAGCTCTTCCATGGAACAGACTCTAAACACGTGGACGCTATATGCCTGCAGAACATAGCCTGGAGGATGGGTGGAACACAAGGAACGCCCTATGGGCAAG GAAGCTACTTCTCTAAGGATGCCAAGTTCTCCCACAGCTACACCAGCCAGTCAGGAGTCAGGTCCATGTTTGTTTGTCGTGTGCTGGTGGGAAATTACACACAAGGACACTCCAGCTACCTCTGCCCCCCTTCAAAAGATGGAAGTCACACCATCTCCTATGACAGCTGTGTGGATGATATCTACAACCCCTCTGTATTTGTGGTGGTCGGGAAGCATCAGGTTTACCCAGAGTACCTTATTCAGTACAGGGAAGGGTCCAGGCCTGGGACCTATGTTCTACCATCTAACTTTGTTCAAAACCAGAGCAACCACAACATGCACTGGACATCTATTCCAGTCATGCCAAGCTCACCAGCCACCCCTGTGCTGCCCAACAATGCAAGGTTCAGATCTCCGTGcccaacaggacagagaaccccCAGACCTACCTTGACACATGCTTCTGCACAGTTTGGCTCCCTGAACTCCGTGACACATCCATTGTTTCAGTCAGGTCTGATGACTTatgtctctcctccaccaccctgGGTCGGCTCTATGACCTCCATACCACACGCACCTCCATCAAGGACAAGAAGATCACAGTTTACTAAAATGAAAGCAAAAAGTAAATCTATGGCATCACTAGATAATCTATAA
- the LOC123994466 gene encoding mucin-2-like isoform X2 — MHRLSSITSEDLEKRFQEDQSAVVKFTAGQQSYELSFRDMTQKNKRYGTVRMVRRRPVFVSTADSRTNRTYNSSQHFRAVPGSWDKSAIPDIGYKTVTLLSSDRDYQKVQRLFNNTMRGFQITSIEMVQNRDLWEVFQWKRDLMKKNNGGRNSKELHLFHGTDPKHVDAICRDNFDWRLCGTNGTTYGEGSYFARDAKYSHCFTSHSGVRSMFVCWVLVGDYTQGKSDLRRPPPKGEGNPTFYDSCVDNVLNPSIYVVFEKHQVYPEFLIRYDDGVMHLSSSAPAPPKTVSIQSTYIVQYPASNQIQAAASATLQNSRVPSTSTLSPSQAATTFSNPTNSLPPSRLPKPARTKSGFSQSAVIMKPAPSSLLVDTTLGQANWSYTPSFSKLPHKLITQASAPLVHPLPYPAPPLVHPRPQPVPPLTYYLPQPVPCLIHALPQPVPPVPSRTTSNPSRTTTTPASTPSRTPTTPASTPSRTPATPASTPSRTPATPASTPSRTPSTPSRTPTTPASTPSRTPSTPSRTPSTPSHTPTTPASTPSRTPTTPASTPSRTPSTPSHTPTTPASTPLRTPSTPSRTPTTPASTPFRTPSTPSHTPTTPASTPFRTPSTPSHTPTTPASTPFYAPTRPPRIPSRTLTPSASAPSRTLTPSASAPSRTLIPSASASSRTLTPSASAPSHTLITPGTAHTRSSNPFRTLTTPASPPSRTLSRSTDTSSQAHTRSTTTTRTLSASSTSHPRSPSSSLSTPYHTLSHSSYTHTYTDSSTLSGFDHSTSSTTSDTSTTFTSSRVQELIKQFGGQSSTC, encoded by the exons ATGCACAGATTGTCGTCCATCACCAGTGAAGACCTTGAGAAAAGGTTCCAGGAGGATCAAAGTGCTGTGGTGAAGTTCACTGCAGGCCAGCAGTCTTATGAGCTGAGTTTCAGAG ACATGACGCAAAAAAACAAAAGATACGGTACTGTAAGGATGGTCAGGCGTCGTCCTGTGTTTGTTTCAACTGCAGACAGCAG GACAAATAGAACATACAATTCCTCTCAGCATTTCAGAGCTGTTCCTGGATCTTGGGACAAGTCTGCCATACCTGACATTGGATATAAG ACAGTCACTCTTCTGAGTTCTGACAGGGACTATCAGAAGGTCCAGAGACTTTTCAACAACACCATGAGGGGCTTCCAGATCACCAGCATCGAGATGGTCCAAAACAGGGACCTCTGGGAAGTCTTCCAGTG GAAAAGAGATTTGATGAAGAAAAACAATGGGGGTAGAAACAGCAAGGAGCTACATCTCTTCCACGGGACGGACCCAAAACATGTAGACGCCATTTGCAGAGATAACTTCGACTGGAGGCTGTGTGGAACCAATGGAACTACGTATGGCGAAG GGAGTTACTTTGCCAGGGATGCCAAGTACTCGCACTGCTTCACCAGCCACTCAGGAGTGAGGTCCATGTTTGTTTGTTGGGTGCTTGTTGGTGACTACACACAAGGGAAGTCGGACCTCCGTCGCCCCCCTCCAAAAGGCGAGGGAAATCCCACTTTCTATGACAGCTGTGTGGACAATGTCCTGAACCCATCCATATATGTGGTGTTTGAAAAGCACCAGGTGTACCCCGAGTTCCTCATCAGATATGATGATGGCGTCATGCACTTGTCCTCTTCGGCTCCAGCTCCACCAAAAACTGTCTCTATCCAATCCACTTACATAGTCCAATACCCAGCATCCAACCAGATTCAAGCAGCAGCTTCTGCTACGCTGCAAAACTCTCGAGTTCCATCCACTTCCACTTTGAGTCCATCTCAAGCAGCCACCACTTTCTCTAATCCAACCAATTCTCTTCCCCCTTCACGTCTCCCAAAACCTGCCCGAACCAAATCGGGATTCAGTCAATCTGCAGTCATCATGAAGCCAGCCCCAAGTTCTCTATTGGTGGATACCACCCTAGGTCAAGCTAATTGGTCTTACACTCCCTCATTCAGCAAACTCCCTCATAAACTCATTACCCAAGCCAGCGCCCCCCTCGTACACCCACTACCCTACCCAGCACCCCCTCTTGTACACCCACGACCCCAGCCAGTACCCCCTCTTACATACTACCTACCCCAGCCAGTACCCTGTCTTATACACGCGTTACCCCAGCCAGTACCCCCAGTACCCTCTCGAACAACCAGTAACCCCTCTCGTACAACCACTACCCCAGCTAGTACCCCCTCTCGTACACCCACTACCCCAGCCAGTACACCCTCTCGTACACCCGCAACCCCAGCCAGTACCCCCTCTCGTACACCCGCAACCCCAGCCAGTACCCCCTCTCGTACACCCAGTACCCCCTCTCGTACACCCACAACCCCAGCCAGTACCCCCTCTCGTACACCCAGTACCCCCTCTCGTACACCCAGTACCCCCTCTCATACACCCACAACCCCAGCCAGTACCCCCTCTCGTACACCCACAACCCCAGCCAGTACCCCCTCTCGTACACCTAGTACCCCCTCTCATACACCCACAACCCCAGCCAGTACCCCCTTGCGTACACCCAGTACCCCCTCTCGTACACCCACAACCCCAGCCAGTACCCCCTTTCGTACACCCAGTACCCCCTCTCATACACCCACAACCCCAGCCAGTACCCCCTTTCGTACGCCCAGTACCCCCTCTCATACACCCACAACCCCAGCCAGTACCCCGTTTTATGCACCCACTAGGCCACCCAGGATCCCCTCTCGCACACTTACTCCTTCAGCCAGTGCCCCCTCTCGCACACTTACTCCTTCAGCCAGTGCCCCCTCTCGCACACTTATTCCTTCAGCCAGTGCCTCCTCTCGCACACTTACTCCCTCAGCCAGTGCCCCCTCTCACACACTCATTACCCCTGGCACTGCCCACACTCGCTCAAGCAACCCCTTTCGCACACTCACTACCCCTGCCAGCCCCCCTTCTCGCACACTTTCCCGTTCAACTGACACATCCTCTCAGGCTCACACCCGCTCAACGACTACTACTCGCACCCTCTCTGCCAGTAGTACCTCTCACCCACGATCCCCTTCATCCTCATTGAGCACACCTTACCACACACTTTCTCACTCATCCTACACCCACACTTACACAGACTCCTCCACACTCTCAGGGTTTGACCACTCCACATCGAGCACTACTTCTGACACATCTACTACTTTCACATCATCTAGAGTGCAGGAGTTAATTAAACAATTTGGTGGTCAAAGTTCGACCTGTTGA
- the LOC123994466 gene encoding mucin-2-like isoform X1, translating to MSRRFSEVQRPSTVSSVTEPMCVLTTEWVWFWEDEYGKWVQYASIKEMHRLSSITSEDLEKRFQEDQSAVVKFTAGQQSYELSFRDMTQKNKRYGTVRMVRRRPVFVSTADSRTNRTYNSSQHFRAVPGSWDKSAIPDIGYKTVTLLSSDRDYQKVQRLFNNTMRGFQITSIEMVQNRDLWEVFQWKRDLMKKNNGGRNSKELHLFHGTDPKHVDAICRDNFDWRLCGTNGTTYGEGSYFARDAKYSHCFTSHSGVRSMFVCWVLVGDYTQGKSDLRRPPPKGEGNPTFYDSCVDNVLNPSIYVVFEKHQVYPEFLIRYDDGVMHLSSSAPAPPKTVSIQSTYIVQYPASNQIQAAASATLQNSRVPSTSTLSPSQAATTFSNPTNSLPPSRLPKPARTKSGFSQSAVIMKPAPSSLLVDTTLGQANWSYTPSFSKLPHKLITQASAPLVHPLPYPAPPLVHPRPQPVPPLTYYLPQPVPCLIHALPQPVPPVPSRTTSNPSRTTTTPASTPSRTPTTPASTPSRTPATPASTPSRTPATPASTPSRTPSTPSRTPTTPASTPSRTPSTPSRTPSTPSHTPTTPASTPSRTPTTPASTPSRTPSTPSHTPTTPASTPLRTPSTPSRTPTTPASTPFRTPSTPSHTPTTPASTPFRTPSTPSHTPTTPASTPFYAPTRPPRIPSRTLTPSASAPSRTLTPSASAPSRTLIPSASASSRTLTPSASAPSHTLITPGTAHTRSSNPFRTLTTPASPPSRTLSRSTDTSSQAHTRSTTTTRTLSASSTSHPRSPSSSLSTPYHTLSHSSYTHTYTDSSTLSGFDHSTSSTTSDTSTTFTSSRVQELIKQFGGQSSTC from the exons ATGAGCAGGAGATTCAGTGAAGTTCAACGTCCCTCCACAGTGTCCTCTGTGACCGAGCCCATGTGCGTACTCACCACAGAGTGGGTGTGGTTCTGGGAGGACGAGTACGGAAAATGGGTCCAGTACGCATCCATC AAAGAGATGCACAGATTGTCGTCCATCACCAGTGAAGACCTTGAGAAAAGGTTCCAGGAGGATCAAAGTGCTGTGGTGAAGTTCACTGCAGGCCAGCAGTCTTATGAGCTGAGTTTCAGAG ACATGACGCAAAAAAACAAAAGATACGGTACTGTAAGGATGGTCAGGCGTCGTCCTGTGTTTGTTTCAACTGCAGACAGCAG GACAAATAGAACATACAATTCCTCTCAGCATTTCAGAGCTGTTCCTGGATCTTGGGACAAGTCTGCCATACCTGACATTGGATATAAG ACAGTCACTCTTCTGAGTTCTGACAGGGACTATCAGAAGGTCCAGAGACTTTTCAACAACACCATGAGGGGCTTCCAGATCACCAGCATCGAGATGGTCCAAAACAGGGACCTCTGGGAAGTCTTCCAGTG GAAAAGAGATTTGATGAAGAAAAACAATGGGGGTAGAAACAGCAAGGAGCTACATCTCTTCCACGGGACGGACCCAAAACATGTAGACGCCATTTGCAGAGATAACTTCGACTGGAGGCTGTGTGGAACCAATGGAACTACGTATGGCGAAG GGAGTTACTTTGCCAGGGATGCCAAGTACTCGCACTGCTTCACCAGCCACTCAGGAGTGAGGTCCATGTTTGTTTGTTGGGTGCTTGTTGGTGACTACACACAAGGGAAGTCGGACCTCCGTCGCCCCCCTCCAAAAGGCGAGGGAAATCCCACTTTCTATGACAGCTGTGTGGACAATGTCCTGAACCCATCCATATATGTGGTGTTTGAAAAGCACCAGGTGTACCCCGAGTTCCTCATCAGATATGATGATGGCGTCATGCACTTGTCCTCTTCGGCTCCAGCTCCACCAAAAACTGTCTCTATCCAATCCACTTACATAGTCCAATACCCAGCATCCAACCAGATTCAAGCAGCAGCTTCTGCTACGCTGCAAAACTCTCGAGTTCCATCCACTTCCACTTTGAGTCCATCTCAAGCAGCCACCACTTTCTCTAATCCAACCAATTCTCTTCCCCCTTCACGTCTCCCAAAACCTGCCCGAACCAAATCGGGATTCAGTCAATCTGCAGTCATCATGAAGCCAGCCCCAAGTTCTCTATTGGTGGATACCACCCTAGGTCAAGCTAATTGGTCTTACACTCCCTCATTCAGCAAACTCCCTCATAAACTCATTACCCAAGCCAGCGCCCCCCTCGTACACCCACTACCCTACCCAGCACCCCCTCTTGTACACCCACGACCCCAGCCAGTACCCCCTCTTACATACTACCTACCCCAGCCAGTACCCTGTCTTATACACGCGTTACCCCAGCCAGTACCCCCAGTACCCTCTCGAACAACCAGTAACCCCTCTCGTACAACCACTACCCCAGCTAGTACCCCCTCTCGTACACCCACTACCCCAGCCAGTACACCCTCTCGTACACCCGCAACCCCAGCCAGTACCCCCTCTCGTACACCCGCAACCCCAGCCAGTACCCCCTCTCGTACACCCAGTACCCCCTCTCGTACACCCACAACCCCAGCCAGTACCCCCTCTCGTACACCCAGTACCCCCTCTCGTACACCCAGTACCCCCTCTCATACACCCACAACCCCAGCCAGTACCCCCTCTCGTACACCCACAACCCCAGCCAGTACCCCCTCTCGTACACCTAGTACCCCCTCTCATACACCCACAACCCCAGCCAGTACCCCCTTGCGTACACCCAGTACCCCCTCTCGTACACCCACAACCCCAGCCAGTACCCCCTTTCGTACACCCAGTACCCCCTCTCATACACCCACAACCCCAGCCAGTACCCCCTTTCGTACGCCCAGTACCCCCTCTCATACACCCACAACCCCAGCCAGTACCCCGTTTTATGCACCCACTAGGCCACCCAGGATCCCCTCTCGCACACTTACTCCTTCAGCCAGTGCCCCCTCTCGCACACTTACTCCTTCAGCCAGTGCCCCCTCTCGCACACTTATTCCTTCAGCCAGTGCCTCCTCTCGCACACTTACTCCCTCAGCCAGTGCCCCCTCTCACACACTCATTACCCCTGGCACTGCCCACACTCGCTCAAGCAACCCCTTTCGCACACTCACTACCCCTGCCAGCCCCCCTTCTCGCACACTTTCCCGTTCAACTGACACATCCTCTCAGGCTCACACCCGCTCAACGACTACTACTCGCACCCTCTCTGCCAGTAGTACCTCTCACCCACGATCCCCTTCATCCTCATTGAGCACACCTTACCACACACTTTCTCACTCATCCTACACCCACACTTACACAGACTCCTCCACACTCTCAGGGTTTGACCACTCCACATCGAGCACTACTTCTGACACATCTACTACTTTCACATCATCTAGAGTGCAGGAGTTAATTAAACAATTTGGTGGTCAAAGTTCGACCTGTTGA
- the LOC123994474 gene encoding transmembrane and coiled-coil domain protein 3-like has translation MRRGGSESNLVSDGGVGLDFTKGRLAIDSLQQKILKVTEQIKVEQTARDQNVAEYLKLVNNADKQQVARIRQVFEKKNQKSAHSIAQLQRKLEQYHRRMKEEANGAKHPPRDARGKGGKEGQKDGSLRDISSASARNPAMDKVKTIGPGVSLSPPFFFNKSREFANLIRNKFGSADNIAHMKSSMETGAGLQAEGGARALSGSATTIAKAKYPSDDECSIGTSVSADSNGNPAGGSGLGSGGGPGRSDSQGRLGEVLEEVREIREAQAQLAEDMESLKRQFKSDYSFITQTLQEERYRFERLEDQLNDLTELHQHETSNLKQELASIEEKVAYQAYERARDIQEALESCQTRVSKLELQQQQQQTVQVENTDAKVLLGKCINIMLAIVTVILVCVSTAAKFAAPLLRSRVHLAFTCMGLSLLVVIWKNWEHLQCALERMLLPH, from the exons ATGCGGCGGGGGGGCTCAGAGTCCAACCTGGTGTCTGACGGGGGCGTGGGCTTGGACTTCACTAAGGGCCGTCTGGCCATCGACAGCCTGCAGCAGAAGATACtcaag GTGACAGAGCAGATCAAGGTGGAACAGACAGCCAGGGACCAGAACGTGGCAGAGTACCTCAAACTGGTCAACAACGCTGACAAGCAGCAGGTGGCACGCATACGCCAG GTGTTTGAGAAGAAGAACCAGAAGTCTGCCCACAGCATCGCCCAGCTGCAGAGGAAGCTGGAGCAGTACCACCGTCGGATGAAGGAGGAGGCCAACGGGGCCAAGCACCCACCCAGGGATGCCCGGGGGAAGGGGGGCAAGGAGGGCCAAAAGGACGGCAGCCTGCGGGACATCAGCTCGGCCAGCGCGCGCAACCCGGCAATGGACAAGGTCAAGACCATCGGCCCCGGGGTCTCCCTCTCGCCCCCCTTCTTCTTCAACAAGTCGCGGGAGTTCGCCAACCTCATCCGCAACAAGTTCGGCAGCGCCGACAACATCGCCCACATGAAGAGCTCCATGGAGACGGGGGCGGGGCTCCAGGCGGAAGGCGGGGCCCGGGCGCTGAGCGGCAGCGCCACCACAATTGCCAAGGCCAAGTACCCCAGCGACGACGAATGTTCCATAGGGACCTCTGTGTCGGCAGACTCCAACGGGAACCCGGCGGGGGGGTCGGGGTTGGGGTCAGGGGGTGGGCCGGGGAGGTCGGACTCtcaggggaggctgggggaggtgCTGGAGGAGGTCAGGGAGATTAGGGAGGCCCAGGCACAGCTGGCCGAGGACATGGAGTCACTGAAAAGACAGTTCAAGAGCGACTACAGCTTCATCACACAGACACTGCAGGAGGAGAGATATAG GTTTGAGCGGTTAGAGGACCAGTTAAATGACCTGACAGAGTTGCACCAGCATGAGACCAGTAACCTGAAGCAGGAGCTTGCCAGCATCGAGGAGAAGGTGGCTTACCAGGCCTACGAGAGAGCTAGGGACATCCag GAGGCTCTGGAGTCGTGTCAGACGCGTGTCTCTAAGCTGGAgctccagcagcagcagcagcagacggTACAGGTGGAGAACACAGACGCCAAGGTGCTGCTGGGGAAATGCATCAACATCATGCTGGCCATCGTCACTGTGATCCTGGTGTGCGTTTCCACGGCGGCCAAGTTCGCCGCGCCCCTCCTGCGGAGCCGCGTGCACCTGGCTTTCACCTGCATGGGTTTGTCCCTACTGGTGGTCATCTGGAAGAACTGGGAGCACCTGCAGTGTGCCCTGGAACGCATGCTCCTCCCACACTGA